GTGGACGCCGGATACGATCGCGTACATGACCGACCGGGGAGACGGAATCGAGATACACCGAGCGAACGCGAAATCGGTCGTCATCGGATCACAGCGTGCCGACGAACTGGCAGCAGCGATCTCCGCCGCGACCGATACGAGGTCCGCTACTCACGCCGAAGGAGGATAGGGTCGTCTCGAAGGGATCCGCTCGCTCTCGAGGCGGGCGATGTCGTGAAGTTCGGTGATCGGACGATCCGACGGCGTCGGGACGCTACCGATTCGATACGAGATCGCCGTTTTCGACGCGCAGCCCCTCCTCCTCGATCCACGCCGCGGTGTTCGGCGGGACGATCCGGTCCGCGATCCGCCGCGCCCGGACCAGCGAGACGACGGTCGCGAGGTCCGCGCCCGTCTCGACGGTCGGCAACAGGGGGAGGAAGTCGGTTTCGAGGCCGGCGTCACCGGCACGCCACGCCAGCGTCTCGACGGCGGGCGGATCATACGCACCGTCGAAGTCGATCGATTCGGTGAAGCCGGCGAAGGCGACCCGGCCGTCGGTCGAGGGGCTGAGCACGACGGGGGTGTTACGTAGCTTCATCGCCGCGCTGTCGATATGGGTGCGAAAACACAGGGCGGCGGTCGGCGAGAGCGCCGCCGCGCTCGCGACGTCCTCGCTTTCGAGCAGGTGCGTGATCGTGTTTCCGACCCGCGCGGCGTGCGTCGAGCCGACCTGTACCTCCATGCGCGGCGATTCGTCGAGGACGCCGTCGAGAACCGTACGGATCTCGCCTTCGGGATCGGCAGCGTGCTCGTCGGGCAGTAGCTCCGCTGGACGGTAGTTGACGAGCAGTTCGCCGCCGCTTCGCGAGACGGCGAGACACGTGTCGGCGAGCATCGCCTCGTAACAGTCGGCGGCGTCTTCGGGCGAGAGCGGGCTAGTTTCGCCGAGCTTCGAGAGGACGAGGCCTGGTCGCGGCGGGTCTGCCAGAACGGCAACGGTGGTCATCGTCGGCAGTCGGCCAGCGAGCGCCTTCAACCTGCGGGTCCCGGATCAGGTCGTCGTACAGAAGTTCTGGGTGGCGTCGACCCGGCCATCAGCCATGTAGACACCGATGCCCTCGCTGTCCCAGCCCTCGCGGAGGACGTTCTCGCGGTGTCCCTCCGAGTCCATCCACCCCTGGACGATCCGGTCGGCGATCTCCTCGGCGGAACCGCCCGAGCCGAACCCGGTCTGGATGTACGCGAGGTTCTCACCCACGGCGCGACACTCGCTCGGATAGAGGTCCCCGAAGCGATCCGCGGGCGACTCGCCCTCGGGATTGGTGTGACTGAAGTAGTCACGCTCGTTCATGTCCTGGCTGTGGGTCCGGGCGACGACAGCGATCTCGTCGTCGTGCTCCAACTGCGAGAGTCCGTGGTCGGCACGGATCTCGTTGATCTGTTCGTGGATCTCGGCTTCGACCTCCTCGGAGCTCACGTCGCCTGCGGAGGTGGTGCCGGGATCACCTTCGGCGGGCGGGAGGTCGGAATCGACCTCGGGCGGTTCGCTGCCCTCGCTTTCGGCGGGCACCTCCCAGACGAACGGCGAATCGATGAACCAATCGGGCGGCTCGACGACGTCATCGACCACGGGCGAATCGACGCCGCCCGTATCGACCAGCCCCATCAGCGAGGCCGACCAGAGCAGCGCCAGCAGCAAGCCGACGAACACCAGCAGGCTCAGCAACGAGAACAGCGCACCGATCAGCCGCCGGATCACGGCGACCACCGACGATTCGATTCTCCCCATCCCGTAACGCGGGTGACCATCGAACGCGGCTACGGTCCGGAAACGCATAAGCTACCGGACGCGTTCCTTATGCCCCGGTAGCACGTCTCACAACTATGCACGCCGAGTCCATTGCGATCGCCGCCCTCCTGACGGGAACGGCGGTCCTCGTCGTCGGTACCCTCGTCACGTTCGCGAGTACCCTGCTCGGCGACCTCGCAGCGGTCGCCACAGTGGTCGTCCTCACGGTCGTCGTCGCCACCGCGAGCACGCTTGGAGCGCTGGTTGGGGGGAAATCGGGAACGCCCTACTGGTAAGCAGACTTCTCAGGAAATCGCGCTCGCTCGCCTTCAATCCGACGGCCCGAACCGTTATGTATCATATTTACGTAATAAATGCATGGTGCACAACCCGATCGAGCGAAACGCCGTCACTCGATTCATCCTCGGGTTCGCGATCATCACGTTGATGTCCATCGGCGGCGAGGTCGTCGCCGGACCGCTCGTCTCGATCGCCGGACCCGTCGCAGGCTTCGTGGGCATGTTTCTCGGCGCGCTCGCCGTCTTCGTCGCCTTCGCACACTGGTACGTCCGCTACGACGCCAGCTTCGAGGCGAAGTGAGGACGCTACCGACCCTGTCGACCCTTCGTCTGTCGATAATTCCGACCGAATAGATCCGAAAACGCCTGCAAAAAGTCCTCGCGCTGCTCGTCGGTCCCCTCGGTCGGATGGACCATCGGCACGATCTCGAACCCGCGCCCGCGGATCTCGGTCGCGTGATCCACTTCGACGTCGAACTCCTCGGCGGGGGTCGTGGTGTACTCGGTCGCGATCTCCCGGAGGGCACGCTCACCGACGGGAACGATGATTTCGGGGTTGATCATTCGGATCTCGGCATTCAGGTACGGCTCGCAGTTCGCGATCTCCCCGTCCGTCGGCGGGCGCTCGGGGTGGCGACAGCGCGTGAGCAGGGTGCAGTAGGCGTTGTCGAGTTCGGGCTCTTCGCCCGGGTTCTGTGTCGCGAAACCGAGCGCGCGAAGGACCTCCTGAAACGCTTCGCCCCGTTCGTCACCGAAGAAGGGAATTCCCGTCTCGTCCGCACCCGGCGAGGGACGTTCGCCGACGAAGAGGAATTCGGCCCCGACGTCGCCGTAGCCGTGGGCGATCTCGCTTCGGGTCTCGCAGAGTTCGGGACAGTTCGTGCAGTCCTCGTCCATCCCGAACGGGTTGCTCGAAGAGAGTTGGTTCGCGTCCATATTCGGAACCAGTCGCTGTGCGCGGAAACCTCTTGTCGTCGCCCTTATCGGCCCAGTCCACCGCGTTCCTTGACGTTCAAGATGTTCCTGACAGCGAGGTATATCTCCCCGGGGCTCGTCTCTTCCTCGTCGTCGTACAGATCGCTCACCCGATAGAGAACCGCCGCCAGCTGTTTGCTTTCCGAACTCTCCCCTCGAAGGTCGTCTGCCGTCTCGCGGAGCAGCCGGACGCGGTCCGTCTCCGGAAGCTCCGAACCGCTCATTTCTGGCTCTGTTGCTGGCGCTTCGTCACGCCGACGTTGTTCGCGACGTTCTCGGTGAGTACGCGAAAGGCGTCGCCGGTCTCGCTGTCCGAATCGAGGACGATCGGTTTCCCCTCGTCGCCGCCGGTCCGAACCGAGGGGTCGAGCGGGATCCCCCCCAAGTAGGGCAGTTCGTTCTCCTCGGCGAAGGCCTTCCCGCCGCCCTTCCCGAAGATCTCGTGTTCG
The sequence above is a segment of the Halalkalicoccus subterraneus genome. Coding sequences within it:
- a CDS encoding uracil-DNA glycosylase, producing the protein MDANQLSSSNPFGMDEDCTNCPELCETRSEIAHGYGDVGAEFLFVGERPSPGADETGIPFFGDERGEAFQEVLRALGFATQNPGEEPELDNAYCTLLTRCRHPERPPTDGEIANCEPYLNAEIRMINPEIIVPVGERALREIATEYTTTPAEEFDVEVDHATEIRGRGFEIVPMVHPTEGTDEQREDFLQAFSDLFGRNYRQTKGRQGR
- a CDS encoding CAP domain-containing protein, with protein sequence MGRIESSVVAVIRRLIGALFSLLSLLVFVGLLLALLWSASLMGLVDTGGVDSPVVDDVVEPPDWFIDSPFVWEVPAESEGSEPPEVDSDLPPAEGDPGTTSAGDVSSEEVEAEIHEQINEIRADHGLSQLEHDDEIAVVARTHSQDMNERDYFSHTNPEGESPADRFGDLYPSECRAVGENLAYIQTGFGSGGSAEEIADRIVQGWMDSEGHRENVLREGWDSEGIGVYMADGRVDATQNFCTTT